In Candidatus Hydrogenedentota bacterium, the genomic stretch TTGTGTCGGGCGCGCATCGACGTTGAGGTTCTTCTTCCACATGTCTTGGATTGCTTCGGCAATGCGGCGATGGTCTTCGCTCTCATTGAAGAGAATATCGAGCGGCCGCATGCCCTCGCCGTTGGGATAGCCCGCTTCCGCCAGGAGCTTACGGGCCTCTTCGACGTTGTAGGGAATCGATGCTTCCGGCGTATATCCGGCAAGCCCCGGCGGCGTGAATGCGGCGGCAGGAACGACCGCGCCAAAGAGCACGTTATCGCAGATCGATTGACGATCGATGCTCATGGCCAGCGCTCGGCGCACCTTCGGATTGTCCAGCGGTTTTCGCGTCACGTTAAGCCGATAAAAATACGTTCCAATCATCGGATCGATGTGCAACAACTCGGGGTGTTCACGGCGGTAGGTTTCGATCTTCGTCGCTAAAAGAGATTCCGTAACATCCAACCTACCCGCGCGAAATTCACGTTCCTCTGTGGGAAGATTGCTGTAGGGATAGAACTCGACGCCATCGAGTTTCACGTTGGCCGCGTCCCAATAGAAATCGTTTCGCGTCACCCGAATGATCTGATTGGGCGACCATTCCACCAACTTGAATGGACCGTTGGAGATCATGTTTCCCGCAAGCGTCCACTTCGTGTTGTTGGGATCGTCAATGGCCCCGAATGCCTCCACGTTGGACTGCAAAACCGGAAACCAGGAGTAATGTATGTGCATCGTGAGGAAGGCGGGTACCGGATACTTCAGGGTTACTTCCAGCGTCGTATCGTCCAAAGCTTTGACGCCCACCTGGCTGAAATCCGTGACCTTCCCTTTGGTGTACTCTTCGGCATTCACGATGCACCACAGCATGTACGCGTATTCGCTACCCAACCGCGCCGACAGATGGCGCTTCCACCCGTACACGAAATCCTTCGCGGTGACCGGTGTGCCATTTGACCATTTCGCATTGGGATTTAGCTTGAACGTGTAGACCAGTCCATCCGGACTGACCGTCCACGATTCGGCGGCCCCCGGTTCGACTGCCAGCGTCACCTGGTTCAGAGTCGTGAGGCCCTCGAACAACGACGTAAGGATGCGGTGTTCGTTGTGACCCGTGACGCGATAAGGGTCGAGATTCTGCGGTTCGGCGCCGGCCCCCACGTGCAAAATCGCGCCATCGGCAGCGTTTCCGCCTCCACTTGTGCACCCCACGGCGCAAGTCAAGATTAAAGCCACCCCAACACAAAGGCTTGCTCGCAGTTTCATTGAATGAATCAACCCTTTCGTGCGTCACCTCAAGAGACGTGCCGGGCATTATACAGGGAAGGGAAGGCGTGCTAAAGAGATGGCCGCGCCTGAATCGCGGAGATCGGGATCCTTGCGTGTTCGGACTGCGGAGGTTTTGCGGACCAACTTGCGCGTGGGCGAGGTACCTCGAATAATGGCGGCTGGGTCAACGGGATTACTCAATGAACGTTAGACGCACAGAAACGCGGAGCGGGCCGAGTCGCGCTCGATCCGGCGCGCCCAAGCAATGAACGTGTTGCACTCCATACGCCGCGCGCCGCTGTATGCATTTGCGTTGCTGCTTGCCGTCATCGTTGTGCCTCCCACCCACGATTTCCCGCTCAACGACGATTGGGTCTACGCAACGATGGTGCGCTGGCACCTGGACGGTCATTTTGCGGTACACCCGTATTCAAGCGCATTTGCATTCTCTCAGACCATTTGGGGCGCGTTGTGGAGCCTCGTCCTCGGCTATTCCTACACTACGCTTCGCGTTTCGACGCTAGCGCTGGCTGTATTGGCCGCTTGGGCCGTGGCGCAATCCGCGCGCGAGGCTGGCGCAAGCCGCTGGGCCTCCCGATGCGCCGGTCTTGTGCTCGTGGCCAATCCGATCTTCCTCAATCTTGCCTACACCTTCATGACCGATGTGCCGTTTATCGCCTGCCTCGCACTGTCAGTGCTCTTTCATCTGCGTCTGTTGCGGCGTGCCTCTGCCAAGACCGCCGTTGGCGCTTCGCTGTTAGCGACAGCGGCCTTTCTCGACCGCCAATTCGGCCTGCTCATTCCCGTCGCGTTTACCCTGGCGCTTGCGATGACGTGGCGCAGGATTTATCTACGCGACAGCATCTGCATATCGCTCGCCTACATCGCCCCCTGGCTCGTGGCCATCCCCATTGCCCTCTGGCTGACCTACACCCAGGACATGGTGTTCTACCCGAGCGAGGCCGTCTCCGGCCTGCGTACCCCTGACGCCGCAATGACGCTCGTTTTCGCCACAATTACCACCCTCACGCTGGGCCTCTTCTTGCTCCCCGTGACTCTGCCTACCCCGCTCCGCTGGAGCCGGCGCAGGGCGTACGTATTCGCATGTACTCTCGGTCTCATGCTTGGAATGCTTCCCCTGCTCGGTCCCTTACCGCTTTTCCCCAATATCCTCCGCGACTTCGGCGTCGGCCCGCTCCTGCTCCGCGACGCCACCGTCTTCAATCGCGATTGGTCGCCATTCCGTGCCGGACCGTTGTTTTGGTGGCCCTTGACTGTCCTCGCCGCGCTCAGCGCTGCGTTCTTCGTCGCAAGTCAGATTGCCATGCGTCACAAGGCGCGCAGGGTCCATCGCATCCGCACCACGCAGCGCTTCTTCCTGCTGGTGCTTGCACTACTTCTGATCGTCGCCCCGGCGATTCCCGCGCACTCGGTTTACTTCGATCGCTACCTGCTCCCCACGTTCGCGCTGCTGCTCATACTCGCAGCCGCACCCCGTAGCGCGAGAATTGCGTCACCCTCTTCACGATCCAGAAAGGCCACTTTGATCCTCTGTGCTCTGTCCTACGCATTCTCCATCGTGAGCCTGCAGGATTACCTGGCGTGGAACCGCGCGCGTTGGCAGGCTGTCGACGTTCTTCGTGTCGTCCACAATGTGCCCGATACACAGATTGACGGCGGCTATGAATTCAATGGCATCTACACAAGTGACGCGTACATGGCCCGCTTACGCGCCGGCGAAGATTTAGGAGGACGCGGCTGGTGGGTTGTCGATGATGCTTATGCCGTCTCTTTCCTTCCCCGCGATGGGTACGAAGAAATCGATCGCGTTGCCTACACGAGCTGGCTCGGTTTCACCCAACGCCACATTCTCATCCTCAAGCGGAAGGCAGACTCGCTTTCGAACTAACTCAACAGCGTATTTCGCGGCACAATAACGCCGTACATGCAGGTTAATCTCGAACTCGTTCCGCCGCGCACGCAAGTGAAGCCGGGAGAAACGCGCTCGTTTTCCGCGAGGTATTACAGCACGGCCAAAACCTAGTCCGAATTGTAGCCGCGATTATGAAGAAGAGTGGGATTCGGAGACTGACACAAGCGGCATATATACAGTTTGAGGAGCCGTGTCACTTCCCGCCCCTCGGTACTACTTTTTCGGGCGCAGGCCGCGAGCTTCGGCAGCTTGGATAATGGCCTCTTCGAGACGATCCCACTGCCGCTTTTCGGCAGCCTCGGCCTTTTGCGCAGCGGAGGCATCCCATGTCTTGGCGAACCGTATGCGAAAAATTTCCAGAATAACGTAGAAGCGGGAATCCTTCGCGGCGATGAGACTGGCTCCGTTTTGGCGAGGCGCATTGTCCGGTGAGAGATAACAGCTCTTTGCGCAGCGGTTCACGACCGCCAATGCTTCCGATTCGGATGCGCACTGGATAGGTGCCGACGTGCGGAATTGACCGATCAGGTGAACTCCGGCCGCGAGGATAGCACTGTCAACTGAGGGTGTGGCTTCGGCTATCTGCCATCGGCCCTTGGCAACCGGGCCTGCGTAGCGGTGCCAACCGGCGTCTTTTCCGTTGCGGCTGCGGCCTGAGACAATGGTAAGTTCTTCGAGTCCATTAACCGGCGCGAGAAACTCCGCGGCGCGCTTTATGACGTTGGCTTTGAGTCCGATGCCTCCGTCGGCTTCGACATAGACGGTTCCGTGACTCTCGCTAATTTTGCATGGGATGTCGAGCGTCACCTCCGGGAGGTCTGTGCCTTCCGCAATCAGAGTGATGTAGGCATCGGGGTCGCAGAAGAGGGCCAAAGCGGCTAGATCGCCAGCGTGTTCCACGGGAATCGATACACCGGAGATGGCGCTACGAGCACGGCCGGCATGTCCTTTGAGCAGAGAAAGCGTGCGGGTGGGCTGGTTGCGCCGCCGACGGCGCTGCGGAGGATCTTCCGGGATTTCCACGATGCCGGTTGCGCCGAGTACGTGCAGGAGGCGAGGAAGATCGCCGAGGTCGGATTCCATTTCGGCATTGCATAGGGCGCGTCCGGAGAGCGCGTCTGCGACGGCTTGTTCATCGGCATCAGTGGCAACGCTCTTTATCAGCGCAACAAGACCCGCGACGCGTTTCGCCGCCGGCTTGTTGCCTTCGATCCAGTCCTTTGCGAATTCGTGCTTCCCATTTGTCACTCTGCCCGCCGCGCTTGCGGAGACGAACCAGCCATCGCCATCGAAGGTGGTGAATAGCAGAAAGGGCGCTTTGGCTTTTGATGCGGCATCCAACATGTATTCATGCGATTCGGCCAAGGCGGAGGCAACGGTCCAGCACCACGGGCCTGCGTCTTCGATTGCGATGAAGGGGGTCTGACGCAGCGCCTGGACGTATGCTTCTCGGTCAGCCTGACGCGCCAGTAGTAGATGTCTGCGAATTGCCACGGAAAACCCTCCCGGGGAGTGGTATGCAATGAGCATATCCAAGGCTTATGAGCATTGCAGCAATGCAAAGGAGGCGGCGATCTGGCGCCATCTCCCGAATCCCAATCCGGTCACCGCTTACTGCGTCGTTCGGTAGGGGCCAAGCCGCCGCTCTTCAAAGATGTCATGCTTTTTAGAAATGCGTATGTGCAGCACAGCCCAGCGGTTCCCCGCTACGCTACATGATGCGGGAACCTTGGCACAACCACTCTCGCAGATCGACGTGTGCGCGCGGACACTCTAATTGACGGCGCAGATCTGAGTTGAAAAATGGTCCCGTCTTCGACTCCGCGTCACTTCATGCGATGCGATTCGCGGTAAGGTCGTGGAATGACACACCGACTTTCTTGAGCGCGTATCCCAGTTCTTTCAGGTGGTCGCCGTACGCCAACATCCAGTGGAAACCGCGCATTTCCTGAGCCAGCACGTCGCAGTCGCCTTCAATCGCAACGTCCACCTGCGACCGGCAGATATCCATGAAAGGATTGTCCTTGATCGTCCCGCGGAATCCGACCCATTTTTCGCTCTGGAAATCCGGATCGATTACCGTCACCACTTGCCCAACGCGCATATCAACTTTCGGGGCCACACCGAAATCCGATTCGAAATGCGTCAACAATCGGACCGGTTCATCATGCTTGCCATTCATACGTCGCGGCGCGGTGCAATGAGCCAGCGTGATAATCCCATGATGCGGATACGTCGGGTCTTGCAGGAAGACCGGCACGGACGAGATGTAGTGCAACAACACTCCAGAAGGAATCACGACAAAGTCGGATTCGCAGAATGCCATCATCCCGTCGTCGTTGATCACGCTTAGCGTCAAGCATGCCGTTGTATTCGATAGCGGCATGATTGTGCTCATGCAATTGTTGATCGTCATCGCGGGCG encodes the following:
- a CDS encoding peptide ABC transporter substrate-binding protein — encoded protein: MKLRASLCVGVALILTCAVGCTSGGGNAADGAILHVGAGAEPQNLDPYRVTGHNEHRILTSLFEGLTTLNQVTLAVEPGAAESWTVSPDGLVYTFKLNPNAKWSNGTPVTAKDFVYGWKRHLSARLGSEYAYMLWCIVNAEEYTKGKVTDFSQVGVKALDDTTLEVTLKYPVPAFLTMHIHYSWFPVLQSNVEAFGAIDDPNNTKWTLAGNMISNGPFKLVEWSPNQIIRVTRNDFYWDAANVKLDGVEFYPYSNLPTEEREFRAGRLDVTESLLATKIETYRREHPELLHIDPMIGTYFYRLNVTRKPLDNPKVRRALAMSIDRQSICDNVLFGAVVPAAAFTPPGLAGYTPEASIPYNVEEARKLLAEAGYPNGEGMRPLDILFNESEDHRRIAEAIQDMWKKNLNVDARPTQQEWKVYLNSMTTLDYDVARSAWIADYLDPINYLECFETGGGNNRTGWSSPEFDALVAKTRLSPDQEVRFPLLQQAERLLLDEAPLAPIYSYRQRFLLAPRVQGLKSNMLGYLNYKSFSISDAN
- a CDS encoding glycosyltransferase family 39 protein, translating into MNVLHSIRRAPLYAFALLLAVIVVPPTHDFPLNDDWVYATMVRWHLDGHFAVHPYSSAFAFSQTIWGALWSLVLGYSYTTLRVSTLALAVLAAWAVAQSAREAGASRWASRCAGLVLVANPIFLNLAYTFMTDVPFIACLALSVLFHLRLLRRASAKTAVGASLLATAAFLDRQFGLLIPVAFTLALAMTWRRIYLRDSICISLAYIAPWLVAIPIALWLTYTQDMVFYPSEAVSGLRTPDAAMTLVFATITTLTLGLFLLPVTLPTPLRWSRRRAYVFACTLGLMLGMLPLLGPLPLFPNILRDFGVGPLLLRDATVFNRDWSPFRAGPLFWWPLTVLAALSAAFFVASQIAMRHKARRVHRIRTTQRFFLLVLALLLIVAPAIPAHSVYFDRYLLPTFALLLILAAAPRSARIASPSSRSRKATLILCALSYAFSIVSLQDYLAWNRARWQAVDVLRVVHNVPDTQIDGGYEFNGIYTSDAYMARLRAGEDLGGRGWWVVDDAYAVSFLPRDGYEEIDRVAYTSWLGFTQRHILILKRKADSLSN